In Brienomyrus brachyistius isolate T26 chromosome 14, BBRACH_0.4, whole genome shotgun sequence, the following proteins share a genomic window:
- the LOC125707619 gene encoding 5'-3' exonuclease PLD4, whose product MATEMFSPYIALRDNYVSNRKNIGRKCKTFTLSVGCLAALGTLLFLTLRDKSTHKVGNLGGVRATEDPATWEPEDDQLSQLPVSDGQCRIVLTESIPLYMNYDSNATFGIPMHEAWKDLLTRATNSVYVASFYWTLTDYDIGVNSSTDWLGRDIFKRFQDLPSRNVSVRVATSIPTVRNKSTDLKVLKAKGIHVRKVNFGHLTGGVLHTKLWVVDMKHIFIGSANMDWRALTQVKELGVVVYDCPHLAVDLYKIFKSYWVMGRHNASVPKHWPAYFDTSINKENPLMVNTSGAASAFYISASPPSFCPSTRTMDLDAILTVIQEAELFVDVAVMEYFPTSRFTKPSSYWPALDDALRQTAFTKQVAVRLLVSCGQDTDPAMLPFLKSLNDLHYPAANISIEVKVYIVPVANQSDIPFSRVNHNKYMVTDKAAYIGTSNWSADYFVNTAGVGLVVSQDKPHPGRTGQTLQEQLKAAFERDWNSRFAFKLSNLGYNPECTFTNRA is encoded by the exons ATGGCAACTGAAATGTTCTCTCCGTACATTGCTTTGCGTGACAATTATGTTTCCAACCGAAAG aACATTGGTAGAAAATGTAAAACCTTCACGTTGAGCGTTGGTTGCTTGGCTGCATTGGGCACCCTCCTCTTCCTGACCCTGCGAGACAAATCCACCCACAAAGTAGGTAACCTCGGGGGGGTCAGGGCTACAGAGGACCCAGCCACATGGGAGCCGGAGGATGATCAGCTCAGTCAGCTCCCTGTCTCAGATGGGCAGTGTAG GATTGTTTTAACTGAGAGCATCCCTCTGTACATGAATTATGACTCCAATGCCACCTTCGGGATTCCGATGCACGAGGCCTGGAAAGATCTTCTCACCCGGGCAACCAACAGTGTCTATGTGGCATCTTTCTACTGGACTCTCACGGACTATGACATCGGAGTCAACTCCTCCACAGATTGgctt GGCAGGGACATATTCAAGCGCTTCCAGGACCTTCCATCCAGAAATGTTTCGGTACGCGTGGCAACCAGCATTCCAACTGTGAGAAACAAGTCTACTGACCTGAAGGTTCTCAAGGCTAAAG GGATTCATGTGAGAAAGGTTAACTTTGGCCATCTGACTGGGGGTGTGCTCCACACTAAGCTCTGGGTGGTAGACATGAAGCACATCTTCATCGGAAGTGCCAACATGGACTGGAGAGCTTTGACGCAGGTGAAG GAGCTTGGCGTGGTTGTCTACGACTGCCCACATCTGGCTGTCGACCTATATAAGATCTTCAAATCATATTGGGTTATGGGACGCCACAACGCCTCTGTCCCGAAACATTGGCCTGCATATTTTGACACCTCCATCAACAAAGAGAACCCCCTGATGGTTAACACAAGCGGTGCAGCCAGTGCGTTCTACATTTCT GCCTCACCTCCGTCATTCTGCCCAAGCACTCGAACAATGGATTTAGACGCCATCCTCACTGTGATCCAGGAGGCGGAGCTTTTCGTTGATGTAGCTGTCATGGAGTACTTTCCCACATCTCGCTTTACAAAACCTTCCAG CTACTGGCCTGCACTTGATGACGCATTGAGGCAAACGGCTTTCACAAAGCAGGTTGCAGTCCGCCTGCTGGTCAGTTGCGGTCAGGACACCGATCCAGCCATGCTGCCGTTTTTGAAATCTCTCAATGATCTGCACTACCCAGCGGCCAACATCAGCATTGAAGTG AAAGTGTACATCGTACCAGTGGCGAACCAATCGGACATTCCTTTTTCCAGAGTAAACCATAATAAATATATGGTGACAGATAAAGCGGCGTACATTG GTACGTCAAACTGGTCAGCTGACTACTTTGTTAATACTGCCGGCGTGGGGTTGGTGGTATCCCAAGACAAGCCGCATCCGGGACGGACAGGACAGACGCTACAGGAGCAGCTGAAGGCGGCCTTCGAGAGGGACTGGAACTCTCGATTTGCGTTCAAGCTGTCTAACCTGGGTTACAATCCTGAATGTACATTTACCAACAGAGCCTGA